Within Prosthecodimorpha staleyi, the genomic segment AGCGCGACCGAGGCCGTGAAGGCGCCCTCGGCGAGCTTGGCGCCGGTGCCGGTGAGGGCCGCGACCGGGCGCCCCTCGCCGATGCCGATGCCGAGGGAGAAGTTGCGCGACTGCCGGGAGGTCGCCGACAGGACCAGGTCGCCGAGGCCGGACAGGCCCATCAGCGTCTCCGGCTCGGCCCCGAGCGCTCGGGCGAGACGGCCGAGTTCGGCGAAGCCGCGCGCGGTCAGCGCGGCCTGCGCGCTGGCGCCGAGACCGCGGCCGACCACGATGCCGGACGCGATCGCGATGACGTTCTTGAGCGCGCCGCCGACCTGCACGCCGACCACGTCGGTCGCCGCATAGGGCCGGAAGCTCGGCGAGACCAGCGCGGCCGAAAGACGCTCGGCAAGGTCGCCATCCGCCGCCGCGACGGTCAGCGCCGTCGGCAGCCCGCGCGCCACGTCGTCGGCAAAGCTCGGGCCGGACAGCACCGCGGCCGGCCGGCCCGGCAGTTCGGCCGCGACGATCTCGGTCATCAGGGCGTCGGTGCCGCGCTCGATCCCCTTGGCGGCAACCAGCACCGGCACGCCCGGCCGGACATGGGCGGCAAGATCGCGCAGCAGGCCTCGGGTCGCCTGGGCCGGAACCGCGGCGATCAGGATGTCGGCCGCCGCCGCCGCGGCGAGGTCGCCGGTCGCGCCGAAGCGGGGATCGAGCCGGATGCCGGGCAGAAATTTCGCATTGGTGCCGGCAGAACCGAGTTCGGCGACCACATCCGGGTCGCGCGCCCAGAGGGTGACGGTCCGACCCGCCCGCGCGGCCACCAGCGCCAGGGCGGTACCCCAGGCGCCGCCGCCGAAGACGCCGACCCTGATCCCGCTCATGCCTTGGCTCCGTGCTGGCCGGAGCCGAGCTTCGGCACGGCATCGGCATCGAGGGGCCAGCGCGCCCGAGCCGGGGCATCGAGCCCGTCGACGAGGCCGGCCGCCAGCCGTTCCGCGCCGGCCCAGGCGATCATGGCGCCGTTGTCGGTGCACAGCCGGGCGGGCGGCACCACGAGGCCTGCGCCGACCGCCTCGGCGACCGCGCGCAGGGCGGTCCCGATCGCCTTGTTGGCCGCGACCCCGCCGGCGACGACCAGGACGGGCGCGGCCACGCCGGTCTGCGCCGAGAAGGCGGCAAGCGCCCGACGCGCCTTGATGGCGACGATCTCGGCGACGGTCGCCTGGAAGGCGGCCGCGATATCGGCAACGTCCCGGTCGGTGAGCGGCGCGGCGGCCTGGGCAACCTGCCGGACCGCGGTCTTCAGGCCCGACAGCGAGAAGTCCAGGCTGTCCCGGCCGAGCAGCGGCCGCGGCAGCGTGAAACGGGTGGGGTCGCCGTCCAGCGCCGCCCGTTCGACCGCCGGGCCGCCCGGATAGGCAAGGCCGAGCAACTTGGCGGTCTTGTCGAAGGCCTCGCCGAGGGCATCGTCGATGGTTGTGCCGAGCCGGCGGTAGCGGCCGAGCGCCTCCACGGCGACGAACTGGGTGTGGCCGCCGGAGACCAGCAGAAGCAGATACGGAAAGGCGATGCCGTCGGTCAGCCGTGCGGTCAGCGCATGGCCTTCCAGATGGTTGACGGCGAGAAGCGGCAGGCCGTGCACCAGGGCGATGCCCTTGGCGCTCATCAGCCCGACCAGGACGCCGCCGATCAGGCCCGGGCCGGCGGTCGCCGCGACGCCGTCGAGATCCGCGAAGCCGATGCCGGCTTCCACCAAGGCGTGCGCGACGATGCCGTCGAGCGCCTCGACATGGGCGCGGGCGGCGATTTCCGGCACGACGCCGCCGAAGGGCGCGTGTTCGTCGAGCTGGGAATGGACCACGTTCGACAGGATGCGCCCGCGTCCTTCGGCGTCGCGGGCGACCACGGCGGCGGCCGTCTCGTCACAACTCGTTTCGATTCCGAGGATCAGCATGGCGATGGAGCTACCCGGTAGGCGCTTCGGGGCGCAAGACGCCGCGCGGCGCAGGACGGAGCCGGAGCCCGCCGACGCGGTTTCGGTGCGCGCCGTCCGGCCGGTTTTCGGATGAACGCCCGATGGCGCGTGCGGCGGCCTTCGGCTAAAGACAAGTCTCGATATGGGGCTTGCCCGATGCCGGTTCCACCGCCCGCGGAGCGGACCGGCGTCAGGCGCTCCAGGGGGCGGCGCGCCCGGCTTTAACAGACGGTGGTCTTCACGTGCAATCCAAACTGTGGCGGATCGGGACACGCGGCAGCGCACTCGCCTTGGCGCAGGCCTACGAGACGCGGGCTCGGCTGATGGCGGCAACCGGCGCTCCGGAAGACGCCTATGAGATCGTCGTCATCAAGACCTCGGGCGACCGCATCCTCGATCGGCCGCTGTCGGAAGCCGGCGGCAAGGGATTGTTCACCAAGGAGATCGAGGAGGCGCTGCTCGACGGTTCGATCGACCTCGCCGTGCATTCCTCGAAGGACATGCCGACCCTCCTGCCGGACGGGCTGGCGATCACGGCCTTCCTGCCGCGCGAAGACGTGCGCGACGCCTTCGTGTCGCCGGTCTACCGCAGCCTCGCCGAGATGCCGGCCGGAGCGGTGGTCGGAACCTCGTCGCTGCGCCGTCGCGCCATGGTCATGCGGCTCCGGCCCGACCTCAAGGTGGTCGAGTTCCGCGGCAACGTACAGACCCGGCTGACCAAGCTGCAATCCGGCGTCGCCGACGCGACGCTGCTCGCCCATGCCGGACTGAAGCGGCTCGGGCTCGGCCATGTGGTCAGCCAGGTGATCGAGACCGACACCTTCCTGCCCGCCGTCGGCCAGGGCGCGATCTGCATCGAAAGCCGGGTCGGCGACGCGGCGACCGATGCGCTGGTCGCCCATCTTGACGACCCGCAGACGGGCCTCTGCCTGGCGGCCGAGCGCGCCTTCCTGGCCGCCCTGGACGGCTCCTGCCGCACGCCGATCGCCGGCCTTGCCCGAATCGAGGCTGACGAACTGCATTTCGACGGCCTGATCCTGAAGACGGACGGCAGCGAGGCCCATGCCGTCGCGCGTCAGGGCGCCACCGCCGACGCGGCGCGCATCGGCGCGGAGGCCGGACAGGCCCTGAAGGCGGTCGGAGGGCCGGACTTCTTCGGCTGAGAGGGGCGAGAGCGCGATGCGGGTCCTGGTCGTCCGCCCCGAACCGGAGGCGCAGAAGACGGCTGCGGCCCTGATGCGGCGCGGCCATGAGGCGATCGTCGCGCCGCTGCTCGCGATCGTCCTCGACCCGGCCACGACGATCCGGACCGAAGACCTCGCCGCCATCGCGGTGACCAGCGCCCGGGCGCTCGAAGCCCTCGCGGCGCGCCCGGACTGGCCGATGCTGGCCGCCCGGCCCGTCTTCTGCGTCGGCGACGCGACCGCGGCCGCCGCCGCCCGGCTCGGCGGCACGGATGTGCGCTCGGCCGCCGGGAACGCCGCCGATCTCGCCGCGCTGATCGCCGCCGGCCTGCCGCCCGAAGCCGGGTCCATCCTCTATGCCGCCGGACGCGATCGCTCCGGCGACCTGGACGGCCAGTTGCGCGCGGCCGGCTTCGCAGTCGATCTGGTCGAGGTCTACCGGGCTGAGGCGGCCGCCCGTCTGCCGGATGCCGCCGCGGCCGAACTCAGCGCGGGGCGAATCGACGCCATCCTGATCCATTCCCGGCGCACAGCCGAGATCTTAGTCAGTTGCCTGACTGAGTTGCGACCCGTCCCCGACCTGAGGCATGTTGTCGTCCATGCCATCTCGGCGGCGGCGGCGGAGCCTTTGGCGGGCCTCGGCTTTCGCCGGATCGAGATCGCCCCGCGCCCGACCGCCGAGGCGATTTTGGAAACCTTGTCGGCATGAGTCGGGACCGGCGCCGGCCGGCCCTCACGATCTCGCCACGATCGCCGCGATAGCTTCGTCGCCGCGATAGCTTTGTCGCCGCGATCGAACGATCGCCATGAGCGCTGCGCGGCCGGGGAGGAACGCTGATGGCAAGGGACGGCAAGACGCGCT encodes:
- the tsaD gene encoding tRNA (adenosine(37)-N6)-threonylcarbamoyltransferase complex transferase subunit TsaD, with amino-acid sequence MLILGIETSCDETAAAVVARDAEGRGRILSNVVHSQLDEHAPFGGVVPEIAARAHVEALDGIVAHALVEAGIGFADLDGVAATAGPGLIGGVLVGLMSAKGIALVHGLPLLAVNHLEGHALTARLTDGIAFPYLLLLVSGGHTQFVAVEALGRYRRLGTTIDDALGEAFDKTAKLLGLAYPGGPAVERAALDGDPTRFTLPRPLLGRDSLDFSLSGLKTAVRQVAQAAAPLTDRDVADIAAAFQATVAEIVAIKARRALAAFSAQTGVAAPVLVVAGGVAANKAIGTALRAVAEAVGAGLVVPPARLCTDNGAMIAWAGAERLAAGLVDGLDAPARARWPLDADAVPKLGSGQHGAKA
- the hemC gene encoding hydroxymethylbilane synthase — encoded protein: MQSKLWRIGTRGSALALAQAYETRARLMAATGAPEDAYEIVVIKTSGDRILDRPLSEAGGKGLFTKEIEEALLDGSIDLAVHSSKDMPTLLPDGLAITAFLPREDVRDAFVSPVYRSLAEMPAGAVVGTSSLRRRAMVMRLRPDLKVVEFRGNVQTRLTKLQSGVADATLLAHAGLKRLGLGHVVSQVIETDTFLPAVGQGAICIESRVGDAATDALVAHLDDPQTGLCLAAERAFLAALDGSCRTPIAGLARIEADELHFDGLILKTDGSEAHAVARQGATADAARIGAEAGQALKAVGGPDFFG
- a CDS encoding uroporphyrinogen-III synthase; protein product: MRVLVVRPEPEAQKTAAALMRRGHEAIVAPLLAIVLDPATTIRTEDLAAIAVTSARALEALAARPDWPMLAARPVFCVGDATAAAAARLGGTDVRSAAGNAADLAALIAAGLPPEAGSILYAAGRDRSGDLDGQLRAAGFAVDLVEVYRAEAAARLPDAAAAELSAGRIDAILIHSRRTAEILVSCLTELRPVPDLRHVVVHAISAAAAEPLAGLGFRRIEIAPRPTAEAILETLSA
- a CDS encoding NAD(P)H-dependent glycerol-3-phosphate dehydrogenase; the protein is MSGIRVGVFGGGAWGTALALVAARAGRTVTLWARDPDVVAELGSAGTNAKFLPGIRLDPRFGATGDLAAAAAADILIAAVPAQATRGLLRDLAAHVRPGVPVLVAAKGIERGTDALMTEIVAAELPGRPAAVLSGPSFADDVARGLPTALTVAAADGDLAERLSAALVSPSFRPYAATDVVGVQVGGALKNVIAIASGIVVGRGLGASAQAALTARGFAELGRLARALGAEPETLMGLSGLGDLVLSATSRQSRNFSLGIGIGEGRPVAALTGTGAKLAEGAFTASVALDLAQRHGVDLPITGAVAAVLAGRLSVDAAVEGLMTRPLRREGT